A part of Thermocrinis albus DSM 14484 genomic DNA contains:
- the topA gene encoding type I DNA topoisomerase, with amino-acid sequence MMRLFLVESPTKAKTIQKYLGKDWKVLASMGHIKDLPEDELGVDLKTLEPRYVFVRGKRKVWDQIKRTAQKCESIYIGTDPDREGEAIAYFLWNLLKPLGKKLYRVRFYEVSKEAITLSVQKPEDSPNMNLVRAQMARRVLDRLIGYLLSPKLWVYLKNNRLSVGRVQSPALRLIVERERQIRQFKKKKFYYIKAVFEKNGHTFHLIWDYRFEKPENAKPYLEKLKSVPFEVERVVRGKVKKEPPKPFHTANLQAVASQKLGVGVDKVQKLAQKLYEEGFITYPRTDSLRMDEKKAQEFMNYIKKTLGEEYVGTLRKFKEKPTSQGAHECIRPVSLDRSPTGGVEEKLFTLIMKRTLASLASPALLEKTDVVVVPLCEPRMEFKGQWQRILFDGWLRIEEEELDLQEPPPLSEGEILLPKKVTLEERRTEPPPRYTEATLVKTLEKLGIGRPSTYAQIVKTLKDRGYVTEEKGVLKPTPLGEQVLDFLEKYYPRLVDYKFTAYMEEELDSVEEGKDWKTAVRYLFRAVAPEEELPSSTS; translated from the coding sequence ATGATGCGTCTCTTTTTGGTGGAATCTCCCACCAAAGCCAAGACAATCCAGAAGTATCTGGGAAAGGACTGGAAGGTTCTGGCCAGTATGGGACACATCAAAGACCTACCGGAGGACGAACTGGGAGTTGATCTTAAGACGTTAGAACCTCGTTATGTTTTCGTAAGAGGCAAAAGGAAAGTTTGGGACCAGATAAAGAGAACAGCCCAGAAATGTGAGTCCATCTACATAGGTACAGACCCAGACAGAGAGGGGGAAGCTATAGCTTACTTTCTGTGGAATCTGCTAAAACCTTTAGGTAAGAAACTCTACAGGGTACGCTTCTACGAAGTGAGCAAAGAGGCCATAACCCTTTCTGTACAGAAACCGGAGGATTCCCCCAACATGAACTTGGTGCGCGCCCAAATGGCCAGAAGGGTTCTCGACAGGCTGATAGGATACCTCCTTTCTCCCAAGTTGTGGGTCTACCTTAAGAACAACAGACTCTCTGTGGGAAGGGTTCAGTCACCGGCCCTCAGACTGATAGTGGAGAGGGAAAGACAGATAAGACAGTTTAAGAAAAAGAAGTTTTACTACATAAAGGCAGTGTTTGAAAAGAACGGACATACCTTTCACCTTATCTGGGATTACAGGTTTGAGAAGCCTGAGAATGCCAAACCTTATCTGGAGAAGCTTAAAAGTGTACCCTTTGAAGTAGAAAGAGTAGTGAGAGGGAAGGTGAAGAAAGAACCACCTAAACCTTTCCATACCGCTAATTTGCAGGCTGTAGCCAGCCAGAAACTGGGTGTGGGTGTGGACAAAGTGCAGAAGCTGGCCCAGAAACTTTACGAAGAGGGTTTTATAACTTACCCTCGCACGGACTCTCTAAGGATGGATGAGAAAAAAGCTCAGGAGTTTATGAACTACATTAAAAAAACACTAGGAGAAGAATACGTAGGAACCTTAAGAAAGTTCAAGGAAAAACCTACATCTCAAGGTGCTCACGAATGTATACGTCCCGTCAGCTTGGATAGAAGTCCGACCGGTGGAGTTGAGGAAAAGCTCTTTACCCTCATTATGAAGAGGACACTGGCCTCTTTAGCCTCTCCAGCCCTTTTGGAGAAAACTGATGTAGTGGTGGTGCCCCTATGTGAGCCTCGCATGGAGTTTAAAGGACAGTGGCAGAGAATCCTCTTTGACGGTTGGTTAAGAATAGAGGAGGAAGAACTGGACCTTCAGGAGCCCCCGCCTCTTTCGGAGGGAGAGATCCTATTACCCAAAAAAGTAACACTGGAAGAGAGAAGGACAGAGCCACCGCCTCGGTACACGGAAGCTACTCTGGTAAAAACCTTAGAAAAACTGGGTATAGGAAGGCCTTCCACCTACGCCCAGATAGTGAAGACCCTCAAGGATAGGGGATATGTAACAGAAGAGAAAGGTGTTTTAAAGCCTACACCATTGGGGGAGCAAGTTTTGGATTTCCTTGAAAAGTACTACCCACGACTCGTAGACTACAAGTTCACCGCTTACATGGAGGAAGAACTGGACAGTGTTGAGGAAGGTAAAGATTGGAAAACAGCGGTAAGATACCTCTTTAGGGCTGTGGCGCCTGAGGAGGAGCTTCCTTCTTCCACAAGTTAG
- the purC gene encoding phosphoribosylaminoimidazolesuccinocarboxamide synthase yields the protein MEKLYEGKAKIVYRTEDPDKYLIYFKDEATAFDATKRSHVEGKGIINNTISSILFQLLWEKGIKNHYIQKVSDREMLVWRAERFDVEVVVRNVAAGSITKRLGIPEGTVFPSPVVEFFYKNDQLRDPLICEDHILLLNLLPKEDIGKVKEMALEVNRVLSLFFEEHGIRLVDFKLEFGRLPDGSVGVIDEISPDTCRLWDMRTGEKLDKDRFRFDLGDLIEGYRRVLEKLHRG from the coding sequence ATGGAGAAGCTCTACGAAGGAAAAGCTAAGATAGTTTACAGAACGGAAGACCCAGATAAGTACCTTATATACTTCAAGGACGAGGCTACCGCCTTTGACGCCACCAAAAGATCTCATGTGGAAGGTAAAGGTATCATCAACAACACCATATCCAGCATCCTATTCCAGCTTCTTTGGGAGAAAGGTATAAAAAACCACTACATACAGAAAGTCTCCGATAGGGAGATGCTAGTGTGGAGAGCGGAGAGGTTTGATGTGGAAGTGGTGGTGAGAAACGTAGCCGCCGGTAGTATCACCAAAAGACTGGGTATACCGGAAGGGACAGTTTTTCCCTCACCGGTAGTGGAGTTTTTCTACAAAAACGACCAGCTCCGCGATCCTCTCATATGTGAGGACCATATACTTTTACTCAACCTCCTCCCTAAGGAGGATATAGGTAAGGTGAAGGAGATGGCTCTTGAGGTGAACAGAGTTCTCTCCCTCTTCTTTGAGGAGCACGGTATAAGGCTTGTGGACTTTAAGTTAGAGTTCGGTAGATTGCCTGACGGTTCGGTGGGGGTGATAGATGAGATCTCCCCCGACACCTGTCGTCTTTGGGACATGCGCACGGGTGAGAAACTGGACAAAGACAGGTTCCGTTTTGATCTTGGAGACCTTATAGAGGGTTACCGTAGGGTTCTAGAGAAACTACACAGAGGATGA
- the glgP gene encoding alpha-glucan family phosphorylase, with product MIAYFVMELGLEDRIPTYSGGLGVLAGDTLLSFADLGIPAVAVTLLYKKGYTLQKLTPHGMQLDFDARWDYRKVLTPLDIKLDITFGNLTQKFTAWEYTVKGREDVKVYFLDVDLKENEQEIRRLNDRLYADDGVLRLRQEILLGIGGYRLLKALGYKINLYHINESHSAFLVIELLRELGDPKKVRDMCVFTTHTPVPVGHDRFPVDTVKEELQQYDGINWDEEAEEGYVNLSHLAAKFSGRLNAVSYKHMFVSAKLFPEYENISYVTNGVYHKRWVHSEIAELFHQYLPGWDENPLLLSQAYSIPSELLLKKHNKVKSELISFINKNTPASFSDDAILIGVARRVTAYKRNNLILRDIERLSYIARHAGDIQIVFAGKAHPKDTVGKEMIADIVNKAGLLRDKNSGVKVAFLENYDLDLAKMLVAGCDVWLNTPRRPYEACGTSGMKAGMNGVLNFSVWDGWWLEGGIDGVNGWGIGPKPAWTDMTESSDEEDLEDIYGKLAYIILPMYYYHKDQWVRMMLNSIATIGPLFNTYRMVSDYICKVYHLGLR from the coding sequence ATGATAGCTTACTTTGTCATGGAGCTGGGACTGGAAGATCGTATACCCACTTACAGTGGGGGGCTGGGGGTTTTAGCGGGTGATACCCTCCTTTCCTTTGCGGATCTAGGTATACCCGCCGTGGCTGTTACACTCCTCTACAAGAAGGGCTACACCCTTCAGAAGCTGACACCTCACGGTATGCAACTGGACTTTGACGCTCGGTGGGATTACAGAAAGGTGCTGACACCACTGGATATAAAACTGGACATAACCTTTGGAAACCTCACCCAAAAGTTCACCGCTTGGGAATACACTGTAAAAGGCAGGGAAGACGTAAAGGTGTACTTTCTGGATGTGGATCTTAAAGAAAACGAGCAGGAGATACGCAGGCTCAACGACAGACTTTACGCCGACGACGGTGTCCTACGCCTGAGGCAAGAGATCTTGCTAGGTATAGGAGGCTACAGGCTGCTGAAGGCTCTGGGATACAAGATAAACCTTTATCACATAAACGAGAGTCACTCCGCCTTCCTGGTGATAGAACTCCTGCGCGAGCTTGGCGATCCCAAAAAGGTGAGAGATATGTGTGTTTTTACCACCCACACCCCTGTACCTGTAGGTCACGACAGGTTTCCTGTGGATACGGTAAAGGAGGAGTTACAACAGTATGACGGCATAAACTGGGACGAGGAAGCGGAAGAAGGCTACGTGAACTTGTCTCACCTGGCAGCTAAGTTTTCGGGTAGGTTGAACGCTGTCTCCTACAAACATATGTTTGTTTCTGCCAAACTCTTTCCAGAGTATGAGAATATAAGCTACGTTACCAACGGGGTGTATCACAAAAGGTGGGTTCACTCAGAGATAGCGGAGCTCTTTCACCAATACCTTCCCGGTTGGGACGAGAACCCGCTACTTTTGTCTCAGGCTTACTCTATACCATCCGAACTCCTTCTGAAGAAACACAATAAGGTAAAGAGTGAGCTGATAAGTTTTATAAACAAAAACACACCAGCCAGCTTTTCTGACGATGCCATACTTATAGGGGTAGCCAGACGTGTGACCGCTTACAAAAGAAACAACCTTATACTGAGGGATATAGAGAGACTTTCTTACATAGCTAGGCACGCAGGTGATATACAGATAGTCTTTGCAGGGAAAGCACATCCTAAGGACACGGTGGGTAAGGAGATGATAGCGGACATAGTAAACAAGGCCGGTTTGTTGAGGGATAAAAACAGCGGTGTGAAAGTGGCTTTCCTGGAAAACTACGATCTGGATCTGGCCAAAATGCTGGTGGCTGGCTGTGATGTGTGGCTAAACACTCCGAGAAGACCTTACGAGGCTTGTGGAACGAGTGGTATGAAGGCAGGTATGAACGGAGTTCTTAACTTCAGCGTGTGGGACGGTTGGTGGTTGGAAGGAGGAATAGATGGTGTAAACGGGTGGGGGATAGGTCCAAAACCCGCCTGGACCGACATGACTGAGTCTTCCGACGAAGAGGACCTTGAGGATATTTACGGCAAGCTAGCCTATATAATACTCCCCATGTACTACTATCACAAAGATCAGTGGGTCAGGATGATGCTCAACAGTATAGCCACTATCGGGCCGCTCTTTAACACCTACAGAATGGTGAGTGACTATATTTGTAAGGTGTACCATCTAGGTCTGAGGTGA
- a CDS encoding ferritin-like domain-containing protein: protein MNKKETIDLLLYNVALEHSAIVQYLYHIFLITDGNITSEIESIARQEMRHLKWFAQKVVQLGGRVVLNRLEDMIVVGGPDWADMISKDVDAERMAIEIYSRQLELVKDDSVKRLLERVIKDEEDHQVEFSQLLEQIKKNSPEEERPTTQQDPEVVQLLNRFLKEEYGTILKYLHEFFHAKDCQYKDMMLDLAVESMVHMGKLGEKIGKMGGIPHIEVDVPLYSGGALQEKVMGELSYEQKTGEDYSQEIKTVKDPDLLRLLRFIEHQEEYHKHMLKEFLDRMRKLTVGDLRKKDAGSGEKGL from the coding sequence ATGAACAAAAAGGAAACTATAGATCTTCTCCTCTACAACGTGGCACTGGAACACTCGGCCATAGTGCAGTATCTGTATCACATATTCCTGATCACAGACGGCAACATAACTTCCGAGATAGAGTCCATAGCGCGTCAGGAGATGAGACACCTCAAGTGGTTCGCTCAAAAAGTGGTACAGCTGGGTGGGCGTGTGGTACTGAACCGTCTGGAAGACATGATAGTGGTGGGAGGTCCAGATTGGGCAGATATGATCTCCAAGGATGTGGATGCGGAGAGAATGGCCATAGAGATATACTCCCGGCAGCTGGAGTTGGTAAAAGACGATTCTGTAAAGAGGCTCCTTGAGAGGGTTATAAAGGACGAAGAGGATCACCAAGTGGAGTTCAGCCAACTTTTGGAACAGATAAAGAAAAACTCCCCAGAAGAAGAAAGACCTACTACACAGCAAGATCCAGAGGTTGTTCAGCTTCTCAACAGGTTTCTAAAAGAGGAGTATGGCACCATACTGAAGTACCTACACGAGTTCTTCCATGCTAAGGATTGCCAATATAAGGACATGATGTTGGATCTAGCTGTGGAGAGTATGGTACATATGGGTAAGCTGGGTGAGAAGATAGGGAAGATGGGTGGCATACCCCACATAGAGGTGGATGTTCCTCTCTACTCTGGAGGAGCTCTTCAGGAGAAGGTGATGGGTGAACTCTCCTACGAGCAAAAGACAGGTGAGGATTACTCTCAGGAGATAAAAACGGTGAAGGATCCTGACCTTTTGAGACTACTTAGATTTATAGAACATCAAGAGGAGTACCACAAACACATGCTGAAGGAGTTCTTAGATAGGATGAGAAAACTAACGGTTGGGGATCTGAGGAAAAAGGATGCTGGATCTGGTGAAAAAGGCCTTTAA